From a region of the Candidatus Brocadia sp. genome:
- a CDS encoding DUF4430 domain-containing protein, translated as MKRLNWITGIFVFFVFLPIAFCASQKVTVEVDYGGLHQNRKVEIQWKRGITALEALQAVAKVESEYKEEYFLVTSIDNVVGRVGDKVWYYDINGKHATSFANKCILKEGDHVKWKYATDVCSRTIKKGE; from the coding sequence ATGAAGCGATTAAATTGGATAACAGGAATATTTGTCTTTTTCGTTTTTTTACCAATTGCATTTTGTGCCAGTCAAAAGGTAACCGTAGAAGTTGATTATGGTGGATTACACCAGAACCGTAAAGTAGAGATACAATGGAAACGGGGTATTACTGCCCTGGAGGCGCTCCAGGCTGTTGCAAAGGTCGAATCAGAATACAAGGAGGAATATTTTCTCGTGACATCAATTGATAACGTAGTAGGACGAGTTGGAGATAAGGTTTGGTACTACGATATTAATGGTAAACATGCGACGTCCTTTGCAAATAAATGCATACTGAAAGAGGGTGACCATGTGAAGTGGAAATACGCAACAGATGTCTGCTCTCGCACGATTAAAAAGGGCGAGTAA